In Priestia megaterium NBRC 15308 = ATCC 14581, the following proteins share a genomic window:
- a CDS encoding YolD-like family protein: MILKALRKNGAVTINYYKNGLLQTFKGKVQRLDLTDQTLSLKDEQQNTFSIRLSGIKEIY, from the coding sequence ATGATTTTAAAAGCATTAAGAAAAAACGGGGCCGTTACAATTAACTATTATAAAAACGGTTTGCTTCAAACGTTTAAAGGAAAAGTACAGCGCTTAGATTTAACAGACCAAACGCTTTCATTAAAAGATGAACAGCAAAATACTTTCTCTATTCGTTTATCGGGAATTAAAGAAATTTATTGA
- a CDS encoding GNAT family N-acetyltransferase yields MTTITIRQANAADMEALISLMNEYIVDFYKRPQPTKKQLRNLINHLFQHPDAGVQFIATQNDEAVGFSTLYFTFSTTRVKPVAILNDLYVTEKARGQKIGEKLFSTSHQYTKEHQYAAMSWETAYDNTGAQMLYRKMGGNVTNDEWIHYDISNDIL; encoded by the coding sequence ATGACTACTATTACAATTCGTCAAGCTAATGCCGCTGACATGGAAGCACTTATTTCATTAATGAACGAATACATTGTTGATTTTTACAAGCGCCCTCAGCCTACCAAAAAGCAGCTGAGAAATTTAATTAATCACTTATTTCAGCATCCGGATGCTGGCGTTCAGTTTATCGCGACTCAGAATGACGAAGCAGTAGGTTTTTCGACGCTTTATTTTACATTTAGCACCACGCGTGTAAAGCCTGTAGCGATTTTAAATGACTTATACGTTACTGAAAAAGCAAGAGGACAAAAAATTGGAGAAAAGTTATTTTCGACTAGTCACCAGTATACAAAAGAACATCAGTATGCAGCTATGTCTTGGGAAACGGCTTATGATAACACAGGAGCCCAAATGCTTTACAGAAAAATGGGCGGAAATGTAACGAACGATGAATGGATTCACTACGACATTTCAAACGATATTTTATAA